The Acidobacteriota bacterium genome has a segment encoding these proteins:
- a CDS encoding glycosyltransferase family 4 protein: MTPRVAVAHPFLVAGGGSEACALWTIRALQDDHRVTLVTMGRPDLAALDAKYGAGIDLAGLEARFLPLLPGTRTGGDALRGVPLARYCRRHAREFDVMISAYNAMDFGRPGIQRIADFSFDEGLRRELDPAEGAIAAASPLHRASAWRSAYLGLARALAGDCKEAWKKNRTAANSEWTAGVLRDRFGLASEVVYPPVAGAWPRLPWSEREDGFVVMGRLVPEKGIDLVIDILGRVRARKPVHLHILGRRVGSAYAREIEDLVRRNADWVRLEGEMYGPEKEAFLARHKYGISGRRAEPFGIAVAEMAAAGQIVWVPDRGGQTEIVADPRLVYAGRDDAVSRIGSVIGVPAVEADLRAGLERRAATFAPERFAAGMRRIVRDFLEDGRRHGA; the protein is encoded by the coding sequence ATGACGCCGCGCGTCGCCGTCGCCCATCCCTTCCTCGTCGCCGGCGGCGGCTCGGAGGCCTGCGCGTTGTGGACCATCCGAGCCCTGCAGGACGACCACCGGGTGACCCTCGTGACCATGGGCCGCCCCGACCTGGCGGCGCTCGACGCGAAGTACGGCGCGGGCATCGACCTGGCCGGGCTCGAGGCCCGCTTCCTGCCCCTGCTCCCCGGGACAAGGACGGGGGGCGACGCGCTGCGGGGCGTCCCGCTGGCCCGCTACTGCCGCCGCCATGCCCGCGAGTTCGACGTCATGATCTCGGCCTACAACGCCATGGATTTCGGCAGGCCCGGCATCCAGAGGATCGCCGACTTCTCCTTCGACGAGGGCCTGCGCCGCGAGCTCGATCCGGCCGAAGGCGCGATCGCCGCCGCGAGCCCGCTCCACAGGGCCTCGGCCTGGAGATCGGCCTATCTCGGTCTGGCCCGGGCCCTGGCCGGGGACTGCAAGGAGGCCTGGAAAAAGAACCGCACCGCGGCCAACTCCGAGTGGACCGCCGGGGTCCTGCGCGACCGCTTTGGCCTGGCCTCCGAGGTCGTTTATCCCCCCGTCGCCGGTGCCTGGCCGCGCCTGCCCTGGAGCGAGCGCGAGGACGGCTTCGTCGTCATGGGCCGGCTGGTCCCGGAAAAGGGCATCGACCTCGTCATCGACATCCTCGGCCGTGTCCGGGCGCGGAAGCCCGTCCACCTGCACATCCTCGGCCGCCGGGTCGGGAGCGCCTACGCCCGCGAGATCGAGGACTTGGTCCGGCGCAACGCGGATTGGGTGCGCCTCGAGGGCGAGATGTACGGGCCGGAGAAAGAGGCTTTCCTGGCCAGGCACAAGTACGGCATCTCCGGCCGCCGGGCCGAGCCGTTCGGCATCGCCGTGGCCGAGATGGCCGCGGCCGGCCAGATCGTCTGGGTCCCCGACCGCGGCGGCCAGACCGAGATCGTGGCCGACCCGCGGCTCGTCTACGCCGGGCGCGACGACGCCGTCTCGCGCATCGGCTCCGTCATCGGCGTCCCGGCCGTCGAAGCCGATCTTCGCGCCGGGCTCGAGCGCCGGGCGGCCACTTTCGCGCCGGAGCGCTTCGCGGCCGGCATGCGCCGCATCGTTCGCGATTTCCTGGAGGACGGCCGCCGCCATGGAGCCTAG
- a CDS encoding glycosyltransferase — protein MEPRIAFVVATKDRPDELRRLWASLLAQSRPPDEVVIVDASARPSPPAGPGGGRPEQRFIRSSIASASRQRNLGLGAVGPDVDLVGFLDDDAVLEPGAVEAMLRFWSQAGPDVAGAAFNMANHPPLGLPGLKRAPLAERLGFYSRRGGKVTASGFQTMIGPVDADAWADWLPSGASVWRRAVFSRHRFDEWFEGYSYLEDLDFSYRVGKTGRLAVVAAARYLHLPAAGGRGGGCEFGVREALNRVRFVRKNPELSLVRCRAALTARMLMSVAAGIREFRPAHLARAWGNAVGLVRSLIEPGPAGGGRAAILVYGQVPPPHIGSNVMTRHFLEAARKSGFETVLSRKSLSGDVADVNRIRPAKLFRLFATWARFGSRIRRVRPALAVVFSSSTVVGLAAESVIVGLCRLARVPYVLYLHTDVHRRLPAAPFPLRPVLAAEFRSAAACLVLGGVFRDELEPCQPGRVFVLPNCVDDPAGPNGTRPAGAAPKILFLSNIEESKGIMTLLRSVPLVLAQAPGVTFSIVGPWRDAAIRRRVEDFLARNALKRSVILAGEAYGDRKKEIMARHDIFVLPSRREALSLAVLEAMRASLPVVSSDVGAMSEAVVDGVTGFLVPPDDPEALARRLLDLALSATLRSAMGQAGRRRYEQEFTPAVYEKNVRDILARIMPAEASS, from the coding sequence ATGGAGCCTAGGATCGCCTTCGTCGTCGCGACCAAGGACCGTCCGGACGAGCTGCGCCGGCTCTGGGCGAGCTTGCTCGCACAGAGCCGTCCCCCCGACGAGGTCGTCATCGTGGACGCGAGCGCGCGCCCGTCCCCGCCGGCCGGGCCGGGCGGCGGCCGGCCCGAACAGCGCTTCATCCGCTCGTCGATCGCCTCGGCCTCGCGCCAGCGCAACCTCGGGCTCGGCGCCGTCGGCCCGGACGTCGATCTCGTCGGCTTCCTCGACGACGACGCCGTCCTCGAGCCCGGCGCCGTCGAGGCGATGCTGCGCTTCTGGTCCCAGGCCGGCCCCGACGTCGCCGGGGCGGCCTTCAACATGGCCAACCATCCGCCGCTCGGCCTTCCCGGCCTCAAGCGGGCGCCGCTCGCCGAGCGCCTGGGCTTCTATTCCCGCCGCGGCGGCAAGGTGACCGCCTCGGGCTTCCAGACGATGATCGGGCCCGTCGACGCCGACGCCTGGGCCGATTGGCTTCCGAGCGGGGCCTCGGTCTGGCGCCGGGCCGTTTTCTCGCGTCATCGCTTCGACGAATGGTTCGAAGGCTACAGCTACCTCGAGGACCTCGACTTCAGCTACCGCGTCGGCAAGACCGGCCGGCTGGCCGTCGTCGCCGCCGCCCGCTACCTGCACCTGCCGGCGGCCGGGGGCCGCGGCGGCGGATGCGAGTTCGGCGTCCGCGAAGCGCTCAACCGCGTCCGCTTCGTCCGCAAGAACCCCGAGCTTTCCCTCGTCAGGTGCCGCGCGGCCCTCACGGCCAGGATGCTGATGAGCGTCGCGGCCGGCATCAGGGAGTTTCGGCCGGCGCATCTCGCGCGGGCCTGGGGCAACGCCGTGGGCCTGGTCCGTTCGCTCATCGAGCCCGGGCCGGCCGGCGGCGGCCGGGCCGCGATCCTGGTCTACGGCCAGGTCCCGCCGCCCCACATCGGGTCCAACGTCATGACGCGGCATTTCCTGGAGGCCGCGCGCAAGAGCGGCTTCGAGACGGTCCTGAGCCGGAAATCCCTGTCCGGGGACGTGGCCGACGTCAACAGGATCCGCCCCGCCAAGCTTTTCCGGCTTTTCGCCACCTGGGCCCGCTTCGGGAGCCGGATCCGGCGTGTCCGTCCCGCCTTGGCTGTTGTCTTCTCGTCCTCGACTGTCGTCGGGCTCGCGGCCGAATCGGTCATCGTCGGCCTCTGCCGCCTGGCCCGCGTCCCGTATGTGCTTTACCTACACACGGACGTCCACCGGCGGCTCCCGGCCGCGCCGTTCCCCCTGCGCCCGGTCCTTGCCGCCGAGTTCCGTTCGGCCGCCGCGTGCCTGGTCCTGGGCGGCGTCTTCCGGGACGAGCTGGAGCCGTGTCAGCCGGGGCGGGTCTTCGTCCTGCCGAACTGCGTGGACGATCCGGCCGGCCCGAACGGGACCCGTCCGGCCGGCGCGGCCCCGAAGATACTGTTCCTGTCGAACATCGAAGAGTCGAAAGGGATCATGACCCTGCTCCGGTCCGTCCCCCTCGTCCTGGCCCAGGCTCCGGGCGTCACGTTCTCGATCGTCGGCCCGTGGCGTGACGCGGCCATCCGCCGCCGGGTCGAGGACTTCCTCGCCCGAAACGCCCTGAAACGGTCGGTGATCCTGGCCGGCGAGGCCTACGGCGACCGAAAAAAAGAGATCATGGCCCGGCACGACATCTTCGTCCTGCCCTCGCGGCGGGAGGCCTTGAGCCTGGCCGTTCTCGAGGCCATGCGGGCCTCGCTGCCGGTCGTCTCGAGCGACGTCGGGGCGATGTCCGAGGCCGTCGTCGACGGCGTCACGGGCTTCCTCGTTCCGCCCGACGACCCGGAGGCCCTGGCCCGGCGTCTGCTGGACCTGGCCCTGAGCGCCACGCTCAGGTCGGCCATGGGACAAGCCGGCCGGCGCCGCTACGAACAGGAGTTCACGCCGGCCGTCTACGAGAAGAACGTCCGCGATATCCTGGCCCGGATCATGCCCGCGGAGGCCTCGTCGTGA
- a CDS encoding TIM barrel protein, protein MANAPSGLRFGTAGVPFSAADDSSLAGIERIRALGLDALEIEFVNGVKMGLDTAAKVRETAGRLGVRLSVHAPYHINFNSENPGIRLQSRDRLLKTARVAAACGATSVVFHAAFYGQDQAEKAYDAVRRELAAVQSVVRTERLPVALRVETMGKRSQLGTLDEVLSLCRDVDGLQPCLDFSHLYAREGKVNSYGEFERVLTKVARKLGPRSLRNAHIHIAGIHFGDKGEIKHLNLGETDFRYDEWLQALRDLGVEGLVICESPNLEADAVMLKKLYDAQASR, encoded by the coding sequence ATGGCGAATGCGCCTAGTGGCCTGCGCTTTGGCACGGCCGGCGTTCCCTTCTCCGCGGCCGACGACTCCAGCCTCGCCGGGATCGAGCGGATCAGGGCCCTCGGGCTCGACGCCCTGGAGATCGAGTTCGTCAACGGCGTCAAGATGGGCCTCGACACGGCCGCCAAGGTCAGGGAGACGGCCGGCCGGCTGGGCGTCCGGCTGAGCGTCCACGCCCCCTACCACATCAACTTCAACTCCGAGAACCCCGGCATCAGGCTGCAGAGCCGCGACCGCCTGCTCAAGACGGCCCGCGTCGCCGCGGCCTGCGGCGCGACGAGCGTCGTCTTCCACGCCGCCTTCTACGGCCAGGACCAGGCCGAGAAGGCCTACGACGCCGTGCGGCGGGAGCTGGCCGCCGTCCAGTCCGTCGTCCGGACCGAGCGGCTGCCCGTCGCGCTCCGGGTCGAGACCATGGGGAAAAGGAGCCAGCTCGGGACGCTCGACGAGGTCCTGTCGCTCTGCCGGGACGTCGACGGCCTCCAGCCGTGCCTCGATTTTTCGCACCTCTACGCCCGCGAAGGCAAAGTCAATTCGTACGGCGAATTCGAGCGGGTCCTGACCAAGGTGGCCCGCAAGCTCGGTCCGCGGTCCCTGCGCAACGCCCATATCCACATCGCCGGCATCCACTTCGGGGACAAGGGCGAGATCAAGCACCTCAACCTCGGGGAGACGGATTTCCGGTACGACGAATGGCTCCAGGCCCTGCGCGACCTCGGCGTCGAGGGCCTGGTCATCTGCGAGAGCCCCAACCTCGAGGCCGACGCGGTCATGCTGAAGAAGCTCTACGACGCCCAGGCCTCGCGATAA
- the thiC gene encoding phosphomethylpyrimidine synthase ThiC codes for MTQFEKARKGILSPALKKVAGDESVAPEKLAELVAAGQVVIPFNPAHAPARPAGIGRGLRTKVNVNLGTSRDFPLLADELRKVRISLAYGADALMDLSTGGDLVRIRKAILARTPIPLGTVPIYQAAVRILERRKSIVEMTEEDLFEAVEAQAREGVDFMTVHSGLTLKAIDRLKKQGRVADVVSRGGAFLLAWMLHNGRENPFYARFDRLLAIARRHDVTLSLGDGLRPGSVVDATDRPQIEELLTLGELVDRARAAGVQVMVEGPGHVPLDQVEMNMRLEKRVCHGAPFYVLGPLVTDIAPGYDHIVSAIGGAVAAAAGADFLCYVTPAEHLGLPTDDDVREGLIASKIAAHAADIVKGVPGALLRDRELARARKRLDWETQRRLAIDPVKFAAVRKRRRSKSRACSMCGEFCAMRIVGEFLGAKGTADGECA; via the coding sequence ATGACGCAATTCGAAAAAGCCAGGAAAGGCATCCTCAGCCCGGCCCTGAAGAAGGTCGCCGGGGACGAGTCCGTCGCCCCGGAGAAGCTGGCCGAGCTCGTCGCCGCCGGCCAGGTCGTCATCCCCTTCAACCCGGCCCACGCCCCGGCCCGGCCGGCGGGGATCGGCCGCGGCCTGAGGACCAAGGTCAACGTCAACCTGGGCACCTCCCGCGACTTCCCGCTCTTGGCCGACGAGCTGCGCAAGGTCCGGATCAGCCTGGCCTACGGGGCCGACGCCCTGATGGACCTGAGCACGGGCGGCGACCTCGTCCGGATCCGCAAGGCCATCCTGGCCCGGACGCCCATCCCGCTGGGAACCGTTCCTATCTACCAGGCCGCGGTCAGGATCCTCGAGCGCCGCAAGTCCATCGTCGAAATGACGGAAGAGGACCTGTTCGAGGCCGTCGAGGCCCAGGCCCGCGAGGGCGTCGACTTCATGACCGTCCACAGCGGCCTGACACTGAAGGCCATCGACCGCCTGAAGAAGCAGGGCCGCGTCGCGGACGTCGTCTCGCGCGGCGGGGCCTTCCTGCTGGCCTGGATGCTCCACAACGGCAGGGAGAATCCCTTCTACGCCCGCTTCGACCGCCTGCTCGCGATCGCCCGGCGCCACGACGTCACGCTCAGCCTGGGAGACGGGCTGCGTCCCGGCTCGGTCGTCGACGCGACCGACCGGCCCCAGATCGAGGAGCTGCTGACGCTCGGCGAGCTCGTCGATCGGGCCCGGGCGGCCGGCGTCCAGGTCATGGTCGAGGGGCCGGGCCATGTCCCGCTCGACCAGGTCGAGATGAACATGCGCCTGGAGAAGCGGGTCTGCCACGGCGCGCCGTTCTACGTCCTCGGGCCCCTGGTCACCGACATCGCCCCGGGCTACGACCACATCGTCTCGGCCATCGGCGGGGCCGTGGCCGCGGCAGCGGGCGCCGATTTCCTGTGCTACGTCACCCCGGCCGAGCATCTCGGCCTGCCCACGGACGACGACGTCCGCGAGGGGCTGATCGCTTCGAAGATCGCCGCCCATGCGGCCGATATCGTCAAGGGCGTTCCCGGGGCGCTCCTCCGCGACCGCGAGCTGGCCCGGGCCCGCAAGCGGCTCGACTGGGAGACCCAGCGGCGCCTGGCCATCGACCCGGTCAAGTTCGCGGCCGTGCGCAAGAGGCGCCGGTCGAAGAGCCGGGCCTGCTCGATGTGCGGAGAGTTCTGCGCCATGCGCATCGTCGGCGAATTCCTCGGCGCCAAGGGGACCGCCGATGGCGAATGCGCCTAG
- a CDS encoding O-antigen ligase family protein: protein MTLALILWGLVWGGMFTGPYNFIPWPSLYDRLALFQAVRAFLPPAAAYFCVLWALASRARFRFGLTTLGCLTIYGAFGLVASVFYSPDPVTAVYWGSAYLAPLLVAWFVIELPEPLPALRTILRLNGAIITLLLLVLLPEAYRFGFGRATRYEVYRMPFGLGEVRANGVGRYAVIVLILAGVSLAMSATKKRLLWLPIVLPAAFILMQTQSRSSLLGLAVASMLYVVVRGVDLRFLVAGPAVAYIIWISGVTWRAKGALGSLVFLTGRESTWRKGLGRIGESPFFGWGFQADRLLLDSQHMHNSYLHAGIQAGLPGALLFTAGIIVLWAFLVRSGILRRIASAEAPDRALLTQSVLILGFLTARSAFESTAAFYGVDLLLFVPAAAYLYQWAFDHPAPEGQ from the coding sequence ATGACCCTGGCGCTCATCCTCTGGGGCCTGGTCTGGGGCGGCATGTTCACCGGACCGTACAACTTCATCCCCTGGCCGTCGCTCTACGACCGCCTGGCCCTCTTCCAGGCCGTCCGGGCCTTCCTGCCGCCGGCCGCCGCTTATTTCTGCGTGCTCTGGGCCCTGGCCTCGCGGGCCCGCTTCCGCTTCGGGCTGACCACGCTCGGCTGCCTGACCATTTACGGGGCGTTCGGCCTGGTCGCCTCGGTCTTCTATTCGCCCGATCCGGTCACGGCTGTCTACTGGGGCTCGGCCTACCTGGCGCCCCTGCTTGTCGCCTGGTTCGTCATCGAGCTTCCCGAGCCGCTGCCCGCGCTCAGGACCATCCTGCGGCTGAACGGAGCCATCATAACCCTGCTGCTGCTGGTCCTCCTGCCCGAGGCCTATCGCTTCGGGTTCGGCCGGGCTACGCGCTACGAGGTCTATCGCATGCCCTTCGGACTCGGCGAGGTCCGGGCCAACGGCGTCGGCCGCTACGCCGTCATCGTCCTCATCCTGGCCGGCGTCAGCCTGGCCATGTCGGCCACGAAGAAGCGCCTCCTCTGGCTGCCGATCGTCCTGCCGGCCGCCTTCATCCTGATGCAGACCCAGTCGCGCTCGTCCCTGCTCGGCCTGGCCGTGGCCAGCATGCTCTACGTCGTCGTCCGCGGCGTCGACCTCCGCTTCCTCGTCGCCGGCCCGGCCGTGGCCTACATCATCTGGATCTCGGGCGTGACCTGGCGGGCCAAGGGCGCGCTCGGCTCGCTCGTCTTCCTGACGGGGCGCGAAAGCACCTGGCGGAAGGGGCTGGGCCGGATCGGGGAGTCGCCCTTCTTCGGCTGGGGCTTCCAGGCCGACCGCCTCCTGCTCGATTCCCAGCACATGCACAATTCGTATCTCCACGCCGGCATCCAGGCCGGCCTGCCCGGGGCCCTGCTCTTCACCGCGGGCATCATCGTCCTCTGGGCCTTCCTGGTCAGGAGCGGCATCCTGAGGCGGATCGCCTCGGCCGAGGCGCCGGACCGGGCCCTGCTGACGCAGTCCGTCCTCATCCTCGGCTTCCTGACGGCCCGCAGCGCCTTCGAGTCGACCGCCGCCTTCTACGGCGTCGACCTCCTGCTCTTCGTCCCGGCCGCCGCCTACCTCTATCAATGGGCCTTCGACCATCCGGCCCCGGAGGGCCAGTGA
- a CDS encoding flippase encodes MDVPHKLIVRNTVLNFFGLAVPLAVGFFTIPLVVRALGTERFGILALVWVVFGYFGLFDLGLGRTTTRCVADCLGRDETGKLPAYLWTTVLLQTAIGAAAAVLLQVSAPLIVRRFLNIPAGFEAETILTLRLVGWSLPVMFISSSFRGALEAAQRFELVNAVKVPLNILFYVLPLLGVALGYSLPGIVVLLVLSRVAAMAAWGAMDLRVLPALRARPVLRRDLVRPLFSFSGWLGLSGILYAVTTSIDRLVIGSLLSVEAVTYYSAPYEAINRIGVVPGSLSMVLFPAFSALDAGRRAEKIEALFARSVKFLLLTTGPIFVLLMFFAGDGLRLWLGPDFAARSTFVVQILAAGFLVNTVIAVPNNYLIGIGRVDVAPKYQAVELAVFTALIWAGARLAGINGVAAASALRLTAFSVFLMIVSFAPGRIRFGYVWKNGLGQALSVLGLFAAGLAVSRALGFGLWGAGACSAAFAAAAWFRLLDPEERGFVVRALRPRRTPAPAAAAGTEERG; translated from the coding sequence ATGGACGTCCCTCATAAGCTCATCGTCAGGAACACGGTCCTGAACTTCTTCGGGCTGGCCGTTCCCCTGGCCGTCGGCTTTTTCACCATCCCCCTGGTCGTCCGGGCCCTGGGAACGGAGCGCTTCGGCATCCTGGCCCTGGTCTGGGTCGTCTTCGGCTACTTCGGCCTGTTCGACCTGGGCCTGGGACGGACGACGACGCGCTGCGTCGCCGACTGCCTGGGGCGCGACGAGACCGGGAAGCTCCCGGCCTATCTCTGGACGACCGTCCTGCTCCAGACGGCCATAGGGGCCGCGGCCGCCGTCCTGCTGCAGGTCTCGGCGCCGCTCATCGTCAGGCGCTTCCTCAACATCCCGGCCGGCTTCGAGGCGGAAACGATCCTGACGCTGCGCCTCGTCGGCTGGTCCCTGCCGGTCATGTTCATCAGCTCGTCCTTTCGCGGCGCCCTCGAGGCGGCCCAGCGCTTCGAGCTGGTCAACGCGGTCAAGGTCCCGCTGAACATCCTGTTCTACGTCCTGCCGCTTCTAGGCGTGGCCCTGGGCTATTCGCTCCCGGGGATCGTCGTCCTGCTGGTCCTGTCGCGGGTCGCGGCCATGGCCGCCTGGGGGGCGATGGACCTCCGCGTCCTGCCGGCCCTGCGGGCCCGGCCCGTCCTGCGCCGAGACCTTGTCCGGCCGCTCTTTTCCTTCAGCGGCTGGCTGGGGCTGTCCGGCATCCTCTACGCCGTGACGACGTCCATCGACCGGCTGGTCATCGGCTCGCTGCTCTCGGTCGAGGCCGTGACCTACTACAGCGCGCCGTACGAGGCCATCAACCGGATCGGGGTCGTCCCCGGCAGCCTGTCGATGGTCCTGTTCCCGGCCTTCAGCGCCCTCGACGCCGGCCGCCGGGCCGAGAAGATCGAGGCGCTCTTCGCCCGGTCCGTCAAGTTCCTCCTGCTCACGACCGGGCCGATCTTCGTGCTGCTGATGTTCTTCGCCGGCGACGGCCTCCGGCTCTGGCTCGGGCCCGACTTCGCGGCCCGGAGCACGTTCGTCGTCCAGATCCTGGCCGCCGGCTTCCTCGTCAACACGGTCATCGCCGTGCCGAACAACTACCTGATCGGCATCGGCCGGGTCGATGTCGCGCCCAAGTACCAGGCCGTCGAGCTGGCGGTCTTCACGGCCCTGATCTGGGCCGGGGCCAGGCTCGCCGGCATCAACGGCGTGGCCGCCGCCTCGGCGCTGCGCCTGACCGCCTTCTCGGTCTTCCTGATGATCGTCTCGTTCGCCCCGGGCCGGATCCGCTTCGGCTACGTCTGGAAGAACGGCCTGGGCCAGGCCCTGTCCGTCCTGGGGCTCTTCGCCGCCGGCCTGGCGGTCAGCCGCGCCCTGGGCTTCGGGCTGTGGGGCGCCGGCGCCTGCTCGGCGGCCTTCGCCGCGGCCGCCTGGTTCCGCCTGCTCGACCCCGAAGAACGCGGTTTCGTCGTCCGGGCGCTCCGGCCCCGGCGGACACCGGCCCCGGCCGCGGCGGCGGGAACGGAGGAGCGGGGATGA
- a CDS encoding glycosyltransferase family 4 protein has product MKRLKVLVSAYACHPLATEGSFPGEAILGWNIVRQLCRFHDVTVLTRPYNKEALERGLKEKGLEATCLYPSLPRAFSPLLRHYLGFSLYYLFWQIRACGLARRLVRGGSFDIFHQVTFANDWMPSFIGAYLRMPFVWGPLGGAHRTPPALLAELGPRFRRKELVREALKDLWRATPFRRRGLKRAAAILVCNRETETALAAAGPRLRFFPVNGIDAAELPPAPPAGDAPSRGFRALFAGRLDPIKGLKLGVRAFAALGRSCPGATFEIIGSGEAEAEVRDLVRRLGQEDRIRLVPWLDRPELMRRMRDCDVLLFPSFRDGGGAVVVEAMACGKPVICLDTGGPAFHVQDAWGIKVAPGDPASVVDGLAAGLARLAGDRALRERMGRAGRERVASFYLWDKLGDRLAEIYREVLSAGRAEEGRP; this is encoded by the coding sequence GTGAAAAGGCTCAAGGTCCTGGTCTCGGCCTATGCCTGCCATCCGCTGGCGACCGAGGGATCCTTCCCCGGCGAGGCCATCCTGGGCTGGAACATCGTCCGGCAGCTGTGCCGCTTCCACGACGTCACCGTCCTGACCAGGCCGTACAACAAGGAGGCCCTGGAGCGCGGCCTGAAGGAGAAGGGCCTCGAAGCGACCTGCCTTTATCCTTCGCTGCCCCGGGCCTTCTCGCCCCTGCTCCGGCATTATCTCGGCTTCTCGCTCTATTATCTTTTCTGGCAGATCCGGGCCTGCGGCCTAGCCCGGCGGCTCGTCCGCGGCGGCTCTTTTGATATCTTCCACCAGGTGACTTTCGCCAACGACTGGATGCCGAGCTTCATCGGCGCCTATCTCCGGATGCCTTTTGTCTGGGGCCCGCTCGGCGGCGCCCACCGGACCCCTCCGGCCCTTTTGGCCGAGCTCGGGCCGCGCTTCCGGAGGAAGGAGCTGGTCCGGGAAGCCCTCAAGGACCTCTGGCGGGCCACGCCCTTCCGGCGGCGCGGCCTGAAGCGGGCCGCGGCCATCCTGGTCTGCAACCGCGAGACGGAGACCGCCCTGGCCGCCGCCGGTCCCCGGCTGAGGTTCTTCCCGGTTAACGGCATCGACGCCGCCGAGCTGCCTCCGGCGCCGCCGGCGGGCGATGCGCCAAGCCGGGGGTTCCGGGCGCTCTTTGCCGGCCGTCTCGACCCGATCAAGGGGCTAAAGCTCGGCGTCCGGGCCTTCGCCGCGCTCGGCCGCTCCTGCCCCGGCGCCACGTTCGAGATCATCGGCTCCGGCGAGGCCGAAGCCGAGGTCCGGGACCTCGTCCGGCGTCTCGGCCAGGAGGACCGCATCCGCCTGGTCCCCTGGCTCGACCGGCCGGAGCTGATGCGGCGCATGCGCGACTGCGACGTCCTTCTTTTCCCCAGCTTCCGAGACGGGGGAGGGGCCGTCGTCGTCGAGGCCATGGCCTGCGGCAAGCCGGTCATCTGCCTGGATACGGGCGGCCCGGCCTTTCACGTCCAGGACGCTTGGGGCATCAAGGTCGCGCCGGGCGATCCGGCCTCGGTCGTCGACGGCCTGGCGGCCGGGCTGGCGCGCCTGGCCGGGGACCGCGCCCTCCGGGAGCGGATGGGCCGGGCCGGCCGGGAGCGGGTCGCGTCGTTCTATCTCTGGGACAAGCTCGGCGACAGGCTCGCGGAGATCTACCGGGAGGTCCTTTCGGCGGGCCGGGCGGAGGAGGGGCGCCCATGA